The Solidesulfovibrio sp. genome has a segment encoding these proteins:
- a CDS encoding cyclic nucleotide-binding domain-containing protein yields MGQDIDRDDDDRDSTLKTFHKGALLFREGQASDVAYILKKGRVAIYRVVNNKRVGLGERGPGEMVGEMGVIAAEARDSCAEALDYTEALVCDQRLLRTMLLKSPRPVQLLTGYLVERAKALSGQITDRPSGNVFWSVCRVTALCWQAAVRGEVQDISYAELSRTLKEILLVSQIEIDAVFEHLKKLRLVTLHDIKASFSRTDPLLGHKKPGTAFVRDRSLRLPDIDHFLAVAKTVAKEYRDSPDFTVDLEFFDLGDFSRAAESSADILYKKIGYREIPEELFFFHKAKTKAFIERMGREFFKQARRPRLTAADLERLDDIVGVDNTTLQEAFSVLGFRKVAVALAVCGEAAREKILRNLSKKIAAVVREEAASMGEPDEDEVADVEKELLDRIKAIKGLAS; encoded by the coding sequence ATGGGCCAAGACATCGACCGCGACGACGACGACCGCGACTCCACGCTCAAGACCTTTCACAAGGGCGCCCTGCTGTTTCGCGAAGGCCAGGCCAGCGACGTGGCTTATATCCTGAAAAAAGGCCGCGTGGCCATCTACCGGGTCGTCAACAACAAGCGGGTGGGCCTGGGCGAGCGCGGCCCGGGCGAGATGGTCGGCGAGATGGGCGTCATCGCCGCCGAGGCGCGGGACAGTTGCGCCGAGGCCCTGGACTACACCGAGGCGCTGGTGTGCGACCAGCGGCTGTTGCGCACCATGCTTCTCAAAAGCCCCCGGCCGGTGCAGCTGCTCACCGGCTACCTGGTCGAGCGGGCCAAGGCCCTGTCCGGCCAGATCACGGACCGGCCCTCGGGCAACGTCTTCTGGTCGGTGTGCCGGGTGACGGCCCTGTGCTGGCAGGCGGCCGTGCGGGGCGAGGTGCAGGATATAAGCTACGCCGAGCTTTCGCGCACCCTCAAGGAAATCCTGCTCGTCAGCCAAATCGAGATCGACGCGGTGTTCGAGCACTTGAAAAAGCTGCGCCTGGTGACGCTTCACGACATCAAGGCCAGCTTCAGCCGCACCGACCCCCTGCTTGGCCACAAAAAACCCGGTACGGCCTTCGTGCGCGACCGGTCCCTGCGCCTGCCCGACATCGACCATTTCCTGGCCGTGGCCAAAACCGTGGCCAAGGAGTACCGGGACAGCCCGGACTTCACCGTGGACCTGGAATTCTTCGACCTGGGCGATTTCTCCCGGGCCGCCGAGTCCTCGGCGGACATCCTGTACAAGAAGATCGGCTACCGGGAGATTCCCGAGGAGCTGTTCTTTTTCCACAAGGCCAAGACCAAAGCCTTCATCGAACGCATGGGCCGGGAGTTCTTCAAGCAGGCCCGCCGGCCGCGCCTGACCGCCGCCGACCTGGAGCGCCTGGACGACATCGTCGGCGTGGACAACACCACCCTCCAGGAGGCCTTCTCGGTCCTGGGCTTCCGCAAGGTGGCCGTGGCCCTGGCCGTTTGCGGCGAGGCGGCCCGGGAAAAAATTCTGCGCAACCTCTCCAAGAAAATCGCCGCCGTGGTCCGCGAGGAAGCCGCGTCCATGGGCGAACCCGACGAGGACGAGGTCGCGGACGTGGAAAAGGAACTGCTCGACCGCATCAAAGCCATCAAGGGACTGGCCTCGTGA
- a CDS encoding ammonium transporter encodes MLQNGDTAFVLISAALVLLMIPGLALFYGGMVRKKNVLGTIMQSFILISLVTFEWVYLGYSLSFGPDVKGLIGSLAWVGLSGVGAAPNPDYAGTIPHIAFAMFQCMFAAITPALITGAVAERLRFGPFLVFSLAWTILVYNPVCHWVWGNGGWLKELGVLDFAGGIVVHLTCGAAALAAVLATGPRKDHGRHQIVPHNLPMTLLGTGLLWFGWFGFNAGSALAADGVAAGAFAATHLGGMAGMATWCGIEWWHRGKPTTLGAASGAVAGLATITPGAGFVSPGWAIGIGTLAGLVCYGAVLLKARMRFDDSLDVVGIHGVGGVLGTLLVGVAASKLVNPAGADGWASGNAAQLGIQALAVVVVGLFAFAASWLLLVAIRAAMGLRLESQAETIGLDLSEHTEAAYGE; translated from the coding sequence ATGCTACAAAACGGCGACACGGCCTTTGTCCTGATCAGCGCGGCCCTGGTGCTGCTCATGATCCCGGGACTGGCCCTTTTCTACGGCGGCATGGTGCGCAAGAAAAACGTGCTCGGCACCATCATGCAAAGCTTCATCCTCATTTCCCTGGTCACCTTCGAGTGGGTCTACCTCGGCTATTCCCTGTCCTTCGGGCCGGACGTCAAGGGGCTCATCGGCTCCCTGGCCTGGGTCGGGCTTTCCGGCGTGGGCGCGGCCCCCAACCCGGACTACGCCGGCACCATCCCCCATATCGCCTTCGCCATGTTCCAGTGCATGTTCGCGGCCATCACCCCGGCGCTCATCACCGGGGCCGTGGCCGAGCGCCTGCGCTTCGGGCCGTTCCTGGTCTTTTCCCTGGCCTGGACCATCCTCGTCTACAACCCGGTCTGCCATTGGGTCTGGGGCAACGGCGGGTGGCTTAAGGAGCTGGGCGTGCTGGACTTCGCCGGCGGCATCGTCGTGCACCTGACCTGCGGCGCGGCCGCCCTGGCCGCCGTCCTGGCCACCGGGCCGCGCAAGGACCACGGCCGCCATCAGATCGTGCCCCACAACCTGCCCATGACGCTTCTCGGCACGGGCCTTTTGTGGTTCGGCTGGTTCGGCTTCAACGCCGGCAGCGCCCTGGCCGCCGACGGCGTGGCCGCCGGGGCCTTCGCCGCCACCCACCTCGGCGGCATGGCCGGCATGGCCACCTGGTGCGGCATCGAATGGTGGCATCGCGGCAAGCCGACGACCCTGGGCGCCGCTTCCGGGGCCGTGGCCGGCCTGGCCACCATCACTCCGGGCGCGGGCTTCGTCTCGCCGGGCTGGGCCATCGGCATCGGCACGCTGGCCGGGCTGGTCTGCTACGGCGCGGTGCTCCTCAAGGCCCGGATGCGCTTCGACGACAGCCTGGACGTGGTCGGCATCCACGGCGTGGGCGGGGTGCTCGGCACGCTGCTGGTGGGCGTTGCCGCCAGCAAGCTCGTCAACCCGGCCGGCGCCGACGGGTGGGCCAGCGGCAATGCCGCCCAGCTCGGCATCCAGGCCCTGGCCGTGGTCGTCGTCGGCCTGTTCGCCTTCGCGGCCA
- a CDS encoding MotA/TolQ/ExbB proton channel family protein: MNIATVIGIVFGIAILSCATYFSTDSAGVFINIPGLAIVLGGTLASTFICFPLKEVMRVFNTFLVALKREELPTDNYIEEIVSIARQASTRGKIHLETALPGIENEFLQSAIQMLVDGYSREEIQEILDTRIEQTYQQELSSAGIYRTMAKLSPAYGLIGTLIGLIGMMQSMSVGLGNLGAHMAVALTTTLYGILLANLIFLPIAIKVEKLIEERVVLMCVIRDGTLFIKDKTPAAIVLDKLKAYLPTRRWASIERRDGEAEG, from the coding sequence GTGAACATCGCCACCGTCATCGGCATCGTCTTCGGCATCGCCATCCTCTCCTGCGCCACCTATTTCTCCACGGACAGCGCCGGGGTGTTCATCAACATCCCGGGCCTGGCCATCGTGCTCGGGGGAACGCTCGCTTCGACCTTCATCTGCTTTCCGCTCAAGGAAGTCATGCGGGTCTTCAACACCTTCCTCGTGGCCCTGAAACGAGAGGAACTGCCCACGGACAACTATATCGAGGAAATCGTCTCCATCGCCCGCCAGGCCTCGACCCGGGGCAAGATCCACCTGGAAACGGCCCTGCCCGGCATCGAAAACGAATTCCTGCAAAGCGCCATCCAGATGCTCGTGGACGGCTACTCGCGCGAGGAGATCCAGGAGATCCTCGACACCCGCATCGAGCAGACCTACCAGCAGGAGCTGTCCTCGGCCGGCATCTACCGCACCATGGCCAAGCTCTCCCCGGCCTATGGGCTCATCGGCACGCTCATCGGCCTTATCGGCATGATGCAGTCCATGAGCGTGGGCCTGGGCAACCTCGGCGCCCACATGGCCGTGGCGCTCACCACCACCCTCTACGGCATCCTGCTCGCCAACCTCATTTTCCTGCCCATCGCCATCAAGGTGGAAAAGCTCATCGAGGAGCGGGTGGTGCTCATGTGCGTCATCCGCGACGGCACGCTGTTCATCAAGGACAAGACCCCGGCCGCCATCGTGCTCGACAAGCTCAAGGCCTACCTGCCCACCCGGCGCTGGGCCTCCATCGAACGACGCGACGGCGAGGCGGAAGGCTGA
- a CDS encoding dihydroorotate dehydrogenase: protein MSVDTAVRLAGLALKNPVMTASGTFGYGLEFAPYGDLRSLGGIVVKGLSLKPRLGNPMPRIAETPCGMLNAIGLQNCGVAAFLRDKLPRLPHAQTPIVANLYACDADEFAELAGVLSAAEGVAALEVNISCPNVKAGGIAFGQDPAMAGRLTEAVKKRAGDKPVWVKLSPNVTGIVAIARAAVLGGADALTCINTLTGMAVDIRSRKPRLANVIGGLSGPAIKPVALRCVWQVCQAVSAPVIAVGGISSAEDVLEFILVGAHAVQIGTANFMRPDMAFHIAERLPALMAALGIDSLDAYRGTLSR from the coding sequence ATGAGCGTGGACACTGCCGTGCGCCTGGCCGGGCTGGCGCTCAAAAACCCGGTCATGACCGCCTCGGGCACCTTCGGCTACGGCCTGGAGTTCGCCCCCTACGGCGATTTGCGCAGCCTCGGCGGCATCGTGGTCAAGGGGCTCTCGCTCAAACCCCGGCTGGGCAACCCCATGCCGCGCATCGCCGAGACGCCCTGCGGCATGTTAAACGCCATCGGCCTGCAAAACTGCGGCGTGGCCGCCTTTTTGCGCGACAAGCTGCCGCGCCTGCCCCACGCCCAGACGCCCATCGTGGCCAACCTCTACGCCTGCGACGCCGACGAATTCGCCGAACTGGCCGGGGTGCTGTCCGCCGCCGAGGGCGTGGCCGCCCTCGAGGTCAACATCTCCTGCCCCAACGTGAAAGCCGGCGGCATCGCCTTCGGCCAGGACCCGGCCATGGCCGGCCGGCTGACCGAGGCCGTCAAGAAACGGGCCGGCGACAAGCCCGTGTGGGTGAAACTCTCGCCCAACGTCACGGGCATCGTGGCCATCGCCCGGGCGGCGGTGCTCGGCGGCGCCGACGCCCTGACCTGCATCAATACGCTCACCGGCATGGCCGTGGACATCCGCTCGCGCAAGCCCCGGCTGGCCAACGTGATCGGCGGCCTGTCCGGCCCGGCCATCAAGCCCGTGGCCCTGCGCTGCGTCTGGCAGGTCTGCCAGGCCGTCTCGGCCCCGGTCATTGCCGTGGGCGGCATCAGCAGCGCCGAGGACGTGCTGGAATTCATCCTGGTCGGGGCGCACGCCGTGCAGATCGGCACGGCCAATTTCATGCGGCCGGACATGGCCTTTCACATCGCCGAGCGCCTGCCGGCGCTCATGGCCGCGTTGGGTATCGACAGCCTCGACGCCTACCGGGGAACGCTTTCCCGGTAG
- a CDS encoding dihydroorotate dehydrogenase electron transfer subunit: MGKSGACRDVRLLSVAPVGPEGAAYGCYLLEVENPGFEPAVAGQFVMVRPLRFGQNPVWPRPFSLCRLTEEKLTLFVQACGRGTDILCGLSAGDVVTVWGPLGQGFALEPEIPTLLLAGGVGLAPFVEYVATHPAPSNLSLLFGHRQPLSCYPFAEMAVRIGRAEAFEERSPADLPAFIERLDAAVAGHADGLVLACGPRPFLLTVARLARKYSARAQVSLENRMACGVGGCLGCVEKNALGAYVQTCTEGPVFWVEELALAEEA, from the coding sequence TTGGGCAAAAGCGGCGCGTGCCGCGACGTCCGCCTCCTGTCCGTGGCCCCGGTCGGGCCCGAGGGAGCGGCGTACGGCTGCTATCTGTTGGAAGTGGAAAATCCGGGCTTCGAGCCGGCCGTGGCCGGCCAGTTCGTCATGGTCCGGCCGTTGCGTTTCGGGCAAAATCCCGTCTGGCCGCGTCCTTTTTCCCTCTGCCGGCTGACGGAAGAGAAGCTGACGCTGTTCGTCCAGGCCTGCGGCCGGGGTACGGACATCCTGTGCGGCCTGTCCGCCGGCGACGTGGTCACGGTCTGGGGGCCGCTGGGCCAGGGGTTCGCCCTGGAACCGGAAATCCCCACGCTGCTGCTGGCCGGCGGGGTGGGCCTCGCCCCCTTCGTGGAATACGTGGCCACCCACCCGGCCCCGTCCAATCTGTCCCTGCTTTTCGGCCACCGCCAGCCCCTGTCCTGCTATCCCTTCGCCGAGATGGCGGTGCGCATCGGCCGGGCCGAGGCTTTTGAGGAGCGCTCGCCCGCCGATCTGCCGGCGTTTATCGAGCGCCTGGACGCGGCCGTGGCCGGCCATGCCGACGGGCTTGTCCTGGCCTGCGGGCCGCGCCCCTTTCTGCTCACCGTGGCCCGGCTGGCCCGCAAGTACAGCGCCCGGGCCCAGGTGTCGCTGGAAAACCGCATGGCCTGCGGCGTGGGCGGGTGCCTGGGGTGCGTCGAGAAAAACGCCCTGGGCGCCTATGTCCAGACCTGCACCGAGGGGCCGGTCTTCTGGGTCGAGGAACTGGCCCTGGCGGAGGAGGCATGA